acccaatccgatccaaaataaatttgatttgatttggttttccTCTATTCGATTCGGCTTTTTTcagtttggttattcggttatgtcaataattaataacataaccaaagtaataatattgaatctcttaaatatactttctaatataaatcataagcaaaacttaaaacacaatacttataagtatacctattatagatgttcaaacataaaatataaatgtattcaTCATCAAAGGCAATAAccaaaaaatgacaaaagtggttaactccaacttaattctaaacctaagcattatatatatatatatatatatatatatatatatatatatatatatatactcggttttttcgatttttattttttaaaatccaaaaccaaaccaggaaaccaaacaaagtaatttattaatccaaaaccaatccgaaaaaccaaaaaatcaatccaaataaaagtTCGGTTAGATTTGGTTTGATTATTCGGTTTAATCCatatagtgcacacccctaggTGAAATTGTTTCATCTTTAACCAAAAATTTAGAGTTCGAGCCTTGGATATAGAGGAAATTTGATTGGGAGCTCCACCCCCAAAATGAGTCCTGCAATGCGAAATGCAAATTTAATTAGAACTTCaaacacataataaaaataataataatgaatgaatcgtttatcttgttttattgaTGAGGACATGTTGCGGCCTCCGTGATTGCTTCGCTGGATTTGAAACGTATGCAGAAGTTACTGAGCACTACGGGCCATTACACTCAGAATTTGAAACAGTTCTCAGTTTCAATTTTGCTCTTCACGTTCAAAAGGTCATAATTGAGggtaaaattgataaaatttaattaataattttttgatttagTAAGTGATTAAGTAAAATGAGACAATTATTTTAAGTAAGATGCTcatataatatgaaatagaggaagtattgacttgacacaaaattttaaaaattaactaaGAAACTTTTGGATCTTATGATTTTAATAAAACATAGAAATTAGAGGtgaattcaagatttgaagatGAATGGTGCACCATCAATGACTAATGCACGTTAGTTAAAGCATGTCACTAAATACCAATTCATATGATAGTTTtactaaacataaaaatataatactaatgtACTAACgtataaatatgaattaaatgATTATACTAGATAAAGTTTGCTTTGTGGCTTTGGTGACTTTGAACTTTACTTTGCACGTGAGGTTTCAAGTTCAAAACTAGCCAACCCCTTCttttaatcaatattttaaagaaaattgtaAATAGGATTTGAACCCACCCCCTCACGGCTCACACCTCAGAGGTGTGCACCGTTTAAATCAACACAGTCAAATTCTATTAGTGTCTTAAGGTgcctaataaaatatatgtcatatcgcaagatatatacatacataattttCCGAAGTTAATGAGTACACATGCATCCTTAACAGGACACGTGAACTGCCTTTGCATAGAATGTACTAAAACGATCTTtaatattgtaattttaaaCATGTAAGGTGAAAAGGTTGAAATTACAAAGATGCgctaaaaaaacaaataaaaaaatgacattttttaaaagtagataaaaaaataaattaaaacagagggGGTATTTAGAAGGTGAAAGTTGATATAAACTATAGTGAAATAATTTGTACTCAAAACTAATAACATGCGGGAAAACAAAAGCAAGAACAACAAAGTCGCCTAAATTTCCGAATCAACGATTATTCCCCCTACTTCCTgcatattcttttttatttgattaaaatccACTACTTCATCTTCCacataattaaacaaaaaaaattaaaaaaacttctGCAAAATTTGATAtagataaaacaaaataagaaaattaaagattagAGAGAAATAATGATTCCACAGCAATGGGCACCACCTTGTAACAAGCAATGCACAAATAAATTCTCAGCCCTCACCCAAATTCCTTGTAATTTACTCTCTTAATTCCCCCTTTTTCTTGTAATTTAAAGGTCTCATATTTGTGTTAATAGTTCCAATTGAGCATGCCAaagcaaaaaatatttgaacttgTAACATCATCGCTAGTAAGTACCAAGTAATTCGATTAATCATTAACCATTTAGTAGGATCATGGAATAAGATGGCCCGACATAGAGAGTTTCGTATAGCTGGACCTAACTAGTTTGAGATTGAGACGTAATTGACTGTTCAAAATTCACCCATGTTGAAAAATTGTAAGTTAGAATAATGACTTACTTTTAAGCTTGAAAATGTTACTGCACAAGTAGAtcaattttatcttcttttgttttttatatacTTCGACTCATAGATGATGCATTTCATTCATTTGTTGTTTTAAAGAGGAAATTCTACCAAAATTTTATGATGTGTAAATTTTTGTAGGGAGAGTTTTTTGCAAAAAGGCGTGTGATGCTGATGGCGATACATGGGAGGAATGTAAGTTGCTGAACTTTATTGGTTTCTATGTTGCAGATTTTTAGTTAGTTGTGAACAAGGAACATTCAAATTTGTAAAATGATATAGGAAAGCATATTATCGTTGTTATTCAATAGAGTAATTGATGGTTAATTAGGAACCTTGATGTTTGTCTATTCAATTTAAGGTATGTGCAGGTTTGGAACAATGTGATGAGATGTGCTATAAAGGTCCTGTTATGAAGGATCAACAATGGAGTGCTTGTATTGATCGCGCCCCTGGTTCTGCTAGCCACTCTGAGGTTTACCATCTCTTCATTTCGTTTTATTACCCTGAAATTTGGTGTCTTTTAACACTTGTTGTTCAACATCTGTACGTGTTCTTTTATGGATGTAGGATTGTCATCGCGCTTGTGTAGCTGGTTGTGGTTTCAAGGTCAGTTTGTTGTATTATATGTTGATGATCAAAATAGTCGTAAGTTTTGTTAATTGTTACTTTTCTCAATCCTTGCTGCCACTCTGTTTGTGAGGACTAGGAAGAGTAAGAATGCCTATGCAATTCATGCCCATTGGTACTTAGAGGCGGATCTAGGATGAGTATTGCAGGTTCATCTGAACCcaaacatataatataattagaTCACGTTCATTCTGAACACTAACTAACTCTAGATGTTACGTTAGCCTATTACCATCTTGCTTTATTGGATGCtgtcaaatgtttcatttttatcttACTGTTTGCTTGTGCAGTTTGATATCCCTCCTGAGGAAGTAAATAAAATCCAATCAAACAGGTCTTCCAAGACTCTAGCAGAAGAGGATCCAGCTGATAAAAACAAGTCCACCCCCTAAAGCCACTTGAAGATTTTCTTTATGCATGAACTAATTGTAATGGGCAAGAAtagcatatatataatttattctaCTAGCTAGGATTACTACTATAGTTCAAAGATTTGTTCTACAGCAGATAACATGGGGTGAAAGttgatttttgatatttatagCTTCATTATGAATATCTCTGACGGAAACAATTTCTCTACCCTCCAAAGGTACAAGGTCATTTGTGTATATTCTATCCTAATTCAAATGGGTATATTATTGTTGTAGCTTCATTATGCAAATAGAAGTGTTGACCTTTTCTTTTTGTaacattttcttaatttaatgtCATACAACAATAATGTAATAGAATTGttatactattaattatttaaaagataaCTATACGTAATTGCTagcaaagttaaaattttatgcACTTATAAATTACTACGTAATTAtgtgaataaatattttatgaaaatattgattggtAACTAATAATTTAGCGGAGGGTAAACTACACTAATAATGTGAAAATTATTTACATCATTTATACCAGcaaaacatttaatttaaattgttaatcATAATGAAGATAGTTACCTGAAAAATATGGGAGATACATGACAACTTGCTTACAATAGGTTTGAGAAGCTTCGACTTTTGGAATTTTCATAAACATTCgagaatttaatttttatatagaGTTTCATCCGAGAAATTTGAAACTATATAACAAAAATACCGTATCTATGATACCAAGTGGTCCAATTCATGTTGGGCCTTGAAAGTTTCTGGCCCAAATAGCAAGAGGAGAAGAGCCTTTCATCTCCCGAGTCGGGTTTAATACATAAATCTACAGTTTCTGTAATGTTTATGAAGCCGGCGGTATATGTATTAGCAGTAGTAGTGGAGAATCATCATTCAGCAAAGCTAAAACCCTAGATTGAGAAATTGAAGTATTGAAAACCTTTATTTGATCTATAACAACAATGCCGCAAGTGAAGATCGTCGCCAGGAATTTCATGGACATGGTGGCTTCATTGCCTGTCATGAAACTCGACATGCTTTACGACAATTCCTTTATCTGTGAAGCCATTCTTAGGTATTCTAAAAATCCCCAATTTGATCGAATCTTAAGAGTTTTTCTTGTTGCACAACCATTTATATTTGTGCAGAGCTTTGTTTTGATTACTTTCTGCAAGTAAAAATGGATGTAATTTCACCAATTTAGCATATAGTGATATGTACTGTGTACATTTGGATACAAAAGAAGTTTGCTTTGTCTTTAAGCTTATTATTCTGGAGAAATGAACTTAGTCATAAAAGGATGAATTAAATCAGCAGCAAGTGCTGTGCTGACACAAGTATAAACATACACAAGcacaaatttttaatgtttgaaTGTTTTTATAGAAAGTATTTGTACTTTTTTGTATCAATTGCAACAAGAGATTGATTAATTCACTAGTACTTAGCACTCACTGTATTCACCTCGAGCTATATCAAGGAAATTCACTTTTGGTGATACTATTTTGAAACATGCTATATTATGTGCTTAATTTGTTCATTTCTTCTGCTAGATCGTTACCTCCCTTAGCGAAGAAGTATGTGCTGCAAATGTTGTATATAGACATACCAATTACAGCCAAGTCGATGGAGGAGTGGGTGCTTCCAGATGGATTCTCAAAGCATAAAGTTGCCATTGATAGATTGATACAGCTGAGAGTAATGACGGAAACATTTGACAGGTTATTGAGCAGATTCTTCTCTTTCTTGATAGCTACTATAAAATCTTTGTCTTGAATAATGCCTATAACAACATTTGacacttaaatttttatttggctgttatagacaaaaaaaaaaaaaggatgcaaaaaatctattttttaatgTGATTAAAGATGacaaacttatttaaatttaaattctcaGAAGTATTCATATTTCAGCAATTCAGAATTAAAGAATGCTTATACATCATTAATAAATTTTGACCCTTACAAGatggattttttttctctaatggAAATTGGAATACAAAGTCACCGCCTGTTGATTTAAATTTTCCCCTCAGCCGAAGGCGGATGCTATATAGAGGTCTGACTGTATTTACTTTTCCCGCTTGATCTTCATCTGGTTGTCATGTTTTTCACTTAGCACTTTAAATAATGACACATGAGCAAAATTAGAACTTTGGTCAAAATAAACAAGCATGATTAGAGGGAATATCTTGAATTGTCAATACTTGcttatctttcttttgttttttcctttttaagtttTTGCTCTTTATAAGCATTATAGAAGTTTTAGGTAGTTGAAATCATGTCTCAACTATTGGAATGACGAAACCTGGTCAGGGTGATTCACAATTTCTTTGCATGTTATTTTGGTCAGTTTTTGGTTGTTTAGTGTTGCCATTCTCTTTGATTTCTTACAGGAAAAAGGAAGCCACTTATCAACTAAACccaaaatttcaatttaatcTTCAGAAGCATCTAGTCCATGGGTAAGCTTTATTatcttatttattatattttctctaTAAGTGTTAATGATCACTATTGGCTGGTCTTCTCTGAGACGggtgatttaaaaataaaagtacatgTACAATTAGTAGAAGTACTAGGACATTCGGCGTGTAGACACCAGATTCCTGGCCTATTAATCCCTGTCTCAAGGGAACGAGTTGTGGTTTTCTTATATGGTATTGGGTTCTCCTCCCTTCATGTGCTAACTTTTAGGGTTGAGTTAGGGCCAAGGTTTAGTTTCAtcatatggtatcagagcccgaGCTAACAATCCCTATTGTTGTGTTTCTCAATGTTGAGCCTCCGTGTTATGTTATCCAACTCTGGTTGTGTTGTCCTGTGCGAGTGTGAAATCCCACCTTGATTGAGGGAATGAATTGTGGTGCCTTAATGTTGTCTTGGGATATCCTCCAATCATGAGCTGACAATCCCTCCCTTCATGAGTTgacttttggggttgagttaagCCCAAGAGCCATTTCTTCACGCATTTGCATATTTGAATAAAGTTGACTGCAACTAGTTTGGGGTTGATCGATTGAGGcatagttattattattgttgttgttggatAAGTATATTCACACTTGTGTATGTGTTCCATCTTATTCATCCTTTATGGTTTTTTGATTTGTCTTGCTAAATTTCCAACTGGGATGAAGTTCAGAATTTGATCCTGATACATTGACCCTCAGTTGCCAGTAAGATGCTATACTTGATACAGTAACTTGTTGTGGTAATACTTCTACATGATGCTGAAATATCTGTCATATCCTTGGTCTCGTAATTGTACAATTTGGATTATAATATGTGATTTCAATTACTGTAGTGGAATCTTACCAAGGGAACCAATGCCTTCTAATATCACTGTGAGGCTTCCTAGCTTGGAGGAGTTAGAGGCATATGCTGTTGAACAATGGGAGGTATGACTTGCATTTTGTTAGTAGTTCTTGTCCATTGATTTTCCAGGAGTGTTCAGAATATGTAATAATATGTTGTGAGACAATCTGCTTTGCTTTCGGTTTTGATCAAACTGCAGCCTGAATATAATTTTGGCAACTCTTTTTATGACTTGCAACTGTCGCAACCAGTGCTTTCTGCTGAACCTTATAAGCTCCAGTGAAGGTGGAAAGACCACAAACATAAGTTCTTCGATGATGAAAATCTTCCAGCGTGGACTTTTAAGTCAGAGGTACCGGCCACTTCAGTATTATGGATATATATCTACTCACACATAACATATGTATAGTTCTTTGTCCGCATGTGTATGGATGATTTTGTAATAATCGACATAATCTCCATGAGTTCATACCTTCTTAAACAGAGACGATAGAGAACCTCCAAGGTTGACTGAAAGTGGGTTCCAGTTCTTGGTACGAGTTACTGAATTATCTCGATcaatcaatgtttttttttttggatattgtaTTGACTGTGGTGTATTACAGCTAATGGACACAAATGCACAGCTTTGGTACATCATCAGGGAGTACATAACAAATGCTGAGGTATTGCTGACCACCTCCTTCTCTCTCTGCATGTGTGtgtgtctctctctctctctctctcttccgGTATGGTTTTGCATCAGAATCACCATTGGTTCATTGGGTGGTGTTGTGATTCAATTACATTTGACATTTGCGGCTAGTCTTCTGATACACTTTGAAGATAAGGAGGTAGGTGGGGAGAAAATCTTAGAGATGCAGCTTCGGCTTTTGTAGAGCTTGCTGATTATATCGCCTACACTGTCTCTCTAAGGTCGTCAAAGCGTAAGCATTTCCAAGCCTGAATAAAGGAAGAGAGTTGAGGGAAACCGGTGGCCAATGTAAAAATAGTCAAACTATTTTGAATCATTAGAATACTGAAAAAATGTGCAGAATGGATACAGGCAATTCATACTAGAACATATAGCTAACCCCAATTAGTTTGGGGACTGGAACCTAGTTGAGTTGAGCTCATTAGTTCCACCTCagattttattgttgttgatcACATATTTTAGGCACCCTTTCCTTGTTTCCTTATCTCTCTAAATTATTAGTTAATACAAGCAAGAATCAAGAAGATATTCTCTCtttgattcaaaattttggTTGAGATGAGTATAGACTTCCATTTGTCTAACTTTTGgaaaatttaatgaaatttacTAAATGATTACTCTGTATTTTTCGTATTAATGCAGGAGCGAGGAGTGGATTCAGCAGATCTTATTGCATTTCTTTTGGAGCTAAGCTTTCATGTTACCGGCAAGGTATTACTAGACAGTGCTAGAGCTTCTCGAATTAAGTTTGTCATGGAGCTGTAGTAAATGATACCATCTTTAAACTCTAAATGCTTGAATTTTAGTTAGTTCTGGAGCGCTCTGGTGTTTGGTTGAAAAGTAGTGAAGTTGTTTCTGCAGAAAGTTTTGTACTTTGtcttaaaaaaacaatatttgaaaaactgaaaaatacTGTTAAAAAGTCTTTCAATCATTTCCCCAACCAAACGGTTGTAATGTTCATTACTTCATGCTTAAGTTTCGTATGTTTGTTGAATTGTCTTCTAATATAGGCATACAACACAAACACAATAACTGATCTCCAGCGAAGTATAATTAAGGACCTTTCAGATTTGGGATTGGTTAAGCTGCAGCAGGTGAATACTCCTTGTTGCCCCATCAATGAGCTCACGAGAGTGAAAAGATTTTGTCTATTTTATTATGTTCTTAATTACCCATTTGATGCGGTTTAGGGAAGGAAAGAGAGTTGGTTTATTCCCACCAAACTGGCGACCAACCTGTCAATTAGCTTAGCGGATACAACATCAAGGAAACAGGTATGCTGCACTCGCAAGTGTTCCCTAGAGTAGTTGGGTCAAGCTACACAGAAATCcagtttatttatttgttttctatcTTTATTCTTACAGTTTTCTTATGAAGCAAGTGTGTACAGAAATTTAGAATTTTGTGCTTCCTGTCATCCAGATTTAAATTCTCAAATTAGTTTGGAACGAGTTCTATGATACCTTACTGACTGCAAATGCATCTTTGCCTTCCCACCACATTCATCAGGGTTTTATCGTTATTGAAACAAACTTCAGACTGTATGCATATTCAACGTCAAAATTGCACTGTGAGATCCTACGCCTTTTTGCAAGGTACCGAACAATTTGTTTCTGCTGTTTGTGTTTCTTTCTGTAGTTTGGTTGAGAAAAGAGATCATATGGAAAGAACAGGTGCTAGCTCTCCTTCTCTTGATAGCGTTACCTGGACTCTGTTGCTTCTTTTTGTTGGAATTAGTACCATCACAAACTTTATCTGACGCTAGACTGGTGCTTGCCAAGAAGTGTATTACTTGTATCATTTGCGAGTTGGGAGAGGATGTCCTATTTATGAATCTTCATTTACCTTCATATGGACAGAAATATCAGGCAGATCTTGTTCTCTGGCAATATTATTATCTAAAGTATTCCATTTGCTTTCACTTCCATTTATGCAGCTTTCTGAGATGTATTCATGCATGTGCAATATATTAAACAATTGTGATGCAGACTTCAAGGCTTATCTAGATTCTGGAGTCTGGAGTATACTAGAGAGTTGGCTTCCCCTAGATTTTGGAGTATCAGATGCAATAAATGCTACCAATCTGGATGTAATTACACACACATCCCTCCTGctgaaaaaaaggaaagaactaGTTATGTAGATTAAAAATGATGAATGAGATTGTGCATCCTACTGGCTCAATGCAGAAGATGTCACCAAAAAGAATGGGACACTTTCAAATCTGTGTCAGAATTGGCCAGGgtaaacacaatcattgatgcTTGGAGTTTGGATTAAATAGGGTCTAAATATTGTTTGGAGTTGATAAGCTGAAGAATTTCAGCAGAGCTATTGGAAAGTGGATGACATGTTTAAAGTGTAGAATGCTTTTAGGGATGGTTGTTTGAGCTTTTGcttctctctttctttcccCTTCTGAGATAAGAACTTGATTCCTATTATTAATGTGTTATGCCTAATACTCTGTGTTTGGCTGTTGAGTGTTTATTTTCTAGTAGTAGATTTCTTTCATCAACTTCTCTGGTTAGATTTCTAAGTAACAAATTTTAGCTGCAAATACAGGGTGGAATACCAGCTTCCAAATCTCATTGTTGGTGCTATTAATAAAGAAAGTTTGTATAAAGCTTTTCAAAACGGCATTACTTCTGAGCAGGCAAGTTTCAGCtgctatttatttattaacCAACATTGTCTTATATCAGAgaactaattaaaaaattatctaagAAAGCAACTGCATGTGGAGTGCTATATTTGTtgaagattttttctttttttgatgaagATGTGGAATGCTTAAGATTGATGATGTGGGACATTTTTGTTGGATGTTTTTAGTAATTCTTGGTCAGCTACACTTACGAAAGAAATCTCGTGGGCTAGTTGATAGATGTTGATTAGCAGAAAAGGTCCTTTTATAGTTTTGTTTCTGGTCCTTTAGTCCACTTATCATGTTTAATAGTAGTTACACACCTTTCAAAATTAGCACACTCTTGAATGCATTAATGGAATTACTGGAACCTATTGTGCTTCTGGTGCTAAAGTTCTTACTGAACTACCACATTTAGGATTCTgtatgaattagaaagagttAAATATGACATAATGGAAACCATTGCTTGAGTTATCTGGAGTGGTTTATATTCGAGTTCTAATTATCCTATCCTTAGTTATCAAATACATTGAATTAGATGGGGAACAATCTGTCATGGTGATTCGTCAAAATGTTTCAAGTGATATATTATGAAGTATTCTGTATGGATGTagttatacaacacaaattgaGCAGCTACTCTACAATTTCTTTCGCTTGAAGTTAAGTTTTGACTGCTGTTGTGATTTAATGCATGGATTGCAGATAGTTTCTTTCCTTCAGCAGAATGCACATCCTAGGGTTGCAGAGAGGATACCATCTGTGCCGGAGAATGTTACTGATCAGGTTCCTTCACTATTTCTCATAGTGTTGAAACTGAAAGACAGCTTTAAAAACCAAATATTACTCTAATTGCACCACATTTAATTGACTCTTATAGAATTTGTACTTGACTAGTCACACGTTCCCACAATTATGGCCGACCAAAATCTATTCAACCAATCCATCGACAAAGATAGACCAATGAAAAGATTTATTGGAAAATAAGTTCTTGTCCAATTATCTAATTCAACTACCACTTTCTCATGCCAGATTAGATTGTGGGAATCTGATCTGAATCGGGTTGAGATGGAGCCAGCCCACTTCTACGATGAATTCCCTTCTAAAGTGAGTGTCAAGCACCATGATATTTGCATTGCAAccttaattttgatttaactTTTTAATGTTTGTTTGCCTAACATGATTGTTATTGCTTACTTTTAGGATGTCTTTGAGGCTGCCTGTGATTTTGCCAGAGAATATGGAGGATTACT
The Solanum stenotomum isolate F172 chromosome 12, ASM1918654v1, whole genome shotgun sequence DNA segment above includes these coding regions:
- the LOC125846273 gene encoding uncharacterized protein LOC125846273, which gives rise to MIPQQWAPPCNKQCTNKFSALTQIPWRVFCKKACDADGDTWEECLEQCDEMCYKGPVMKDQQWSACIDRAPGSASHSEDCHRACVAGCGFKFDIPPEEVNKIQSNRSSKTLAEEDPADKNKSTP
- the LOC125846261 gene encoding general transcription and DNA repair factor IIH subunit TFB2; the protein is MPQVKIVARNFMDMVASLPVMKLDMLYDNSFICEAILRSLPPLAKKYVLQMLYIDIPITAKSMEEWVLPDGFSKHKVAIDRLIQLRVMTETFDRKKEATYQLNPKFQFNLQKHLVHGGILPREPMPSNITVRLPSLEELEAYAVEQWECFLLNLISSSEGGKTTNISSSMMKIFQRGLLSQRDDREPPRLTESGFQFLLMDTNAQLWYIIREYITNAEERGVDSADLIAFLLELSFHVTGKAYNTNTITDLQRSIIKDLSDLGLVKLQQGRKESWFIPTKLATNLSISLADTTSRKQGFIVIETNFRLYAYSTSKLHCEILRLFARVEYQLPNLIVGAINKESLYKAFQNGITSEQAISFLQQNAHPRVAERIPSVPENVTDQIRLWESDLNRVEMEPAHFYDEFPSKDVFEAACDFAREYGGLLWEDSKRMRLVVKADILTEMKEFLRRQKQ